A DNA window from Vidua macroura isolate BioBank_ID:100142 chromosome 28, ASM2450914v1, whole genome shotgun sequence contains the following coding sequences:
- the SNRPG gene encoding small nuclear ribonucleoprotein G produces MSKAHPPELKKFMDKKLSLKLNGGRHVQGILRGFDPFMNLVIDECVEMAAGGQQNNIGMVVIRGNSIIMLEALERV; encoded by the exons ATGAGCAAAGCGCACCCGCCCGAGCTGAAAAA GTTCATGGACAAGAAGCTGTCGT TGAAGCTGAACGGCGGCCGGCACGTGCAGGGCATCCTGCGCGGCTTCGACCCCTTCATGAACCTCGTCATCGACGAGTGCGTGGAGAtggcggcgggcgggcagcAGAACAACATCGGCATGGTG GTGATCCGAGGGAACAGCATCATCATGCTGGAAGCTTTGGAACGAGTATAA